In one Solanum dulcamara chromosome 1, daSolDulc1.2, whole genome shotgun sequence genomic region, the following are encoded:
- the LOC129883503 gene encoding ADP-ribosylation factor 2-like has product MGLSFTKLFSRLFAKKEMRILMVGLDAAGKTTILYKLKLGEIVTTIPTIGFNVETVEYKNISFTVWDVGGQDKIRPLWRHYFQNTQGLIFVVDSNDRDRVVEARDELHRMLNEDELREAVLLVFANKQDLPNAMNAAEITDKLGLHSLRQRHWYIQSTCATSGEGLYEGLDWLSNNISNKA; this is encoded by the exons ATGGGGCTGTCTTTCACCAAACTCTTTAGTCGCCTCTTTGCTAAGAAAGAAATGCGTATTCTCATGGTTGGTCTCGACGCTGCTGGTAAAACCACAATTCTCTACAAGCTCAAGTTGGGGGAAATTGTTACCACTATACCTACTATTG GCTTCAACGTGGAAACAGTTGAATACAAGAACATCAGCTTTACCGTGTGGGATGTTGGGGGTCAGGACAAG ATTCGACCTCTATGGAGGCATTATTTCCAGAACACACAAGGCCTCATCTTTGTGGTTGACAGCAATGACCGAGACCGTGTAGTTGAGGCTAGGGATGAGCTTCATAGGATGTTAAATGAG GATGAACTAAGAGAGGCTGTGTTGCTTGTTTTTGCAAACAAACAAGATCTTCCAAATGCAATGAATGCGGCTGAAATCACCGATAAGCTTGGACTTCATTCTCTTCGACAGCGGCACTG GTATATCCAGAGTACATGTGCCACTTCTGGAGAAGGGTTATATGAGGGACTTGATTGGCTATCGAACAatatttcaaacaag GCTTAG
- the LOC129883511 gene encoding YTH domain-containing protein ECT4, producing MYNEGAPEFVVDQGLYYPPATNYGYFCTGLESPGDWDGHQGFFGLDGQDIQYMDAQTESFPYVYYTPNYGCAQSSYNPYNPYIPGAVVGVDGPCAGPQHYYTIPPYENLGSSSYFPMAVPSTSGIHANAADPIMDSVLSSTNRADDLRLKRNLSPTSPIFTPTSLGGYKSASNRDSESAKINAASSKQHVSHGFSSPSSQVHPGKVAQAIGSIIQGKTLSNHGQLRAPLPSEIDLSNHRSGAHERANTDKFRPKFLNGITPSDGKVSPDTLSEQNRGPRIDKMKKQLVVKAYTTRAGNVDVQGNIVIHADEYNRGDFLMDFVNAKFFVIKSYSEDDVHKSIKYNVWSSTPNGNKKLNSAYEDAQRTAGNPRGCPIFLFFSVNASGQFCGVAEMTGPVDFYQDMDFWQQDKWSGSFPVKWHFIKDVPNPNFRHIILENNENKPVTNSRDTQEIRYKKGIEMLKVFKDYASRTSLLDDFMYYENRQKLLQEEKAKLLIRSYNSPFVVPVLDPPRKLNSTSGLPSGESEKILKCSEHQQSGNCMAVPAELDSVDSKANKEGANNGDKLVAEGGPHVNSALKIGSLTINPKPLKDQPMDVQSTTTTVASTQSVDVVTVGSMPVKVNGHAESSGFLTIGTIPLDPRAFQRDEASGSGKKVLK from the exons ATGTATAATGAAGGAGCCCCTGAGTTTGTTGTTGATCAGGGATTATATTATCCACCTGCCACCAATTATGGTTATTTCTGTACAG GATTAGAATCACCCGGAGATTGGGATGGCCACCAAGGATTTTTTGGTCTGGATGGTCAAGATATTCAGTATATG GATGCTCAAACTGAAAGTTTcccatatgtatattatacacCTAACTATGGATGTGCACAGTCTTCATATAACCCATACAACCCTTACATTCCTGGTGCTGTAGTAGGAGTTGATGGTCCATGTGCAGGGCCACAACATTACTACACAATCCCCCCCTATGAAAACTTGGGATCATCTTCGTACTTTCCCATGGCGGTACCATCTACATCTGGTATTCATGCGAATGCTGCAGACCCAATAATGGATAGTGTTTTATCTTCTACTAACAGAGCTGATGATCTTCGTCTTAAACGTAATCTATCTCCAACATCTCCAATATTTACCCCAACTTCATTAGGGGGTTATAAAAGTGCATCTAACAGGGATTCTGAAAGTGCAAAGATCAATGCTGCATCGAGCAAGCAGCACGTGTCACATGGTTTTTCCAGTCCATCCTCTCAAGTTCACCCG GGTAAAGTAGCTCAAGCTATAGGAAGCATTATTCAGGGGAAGACTTTGTCTAATCACGGTCAACTGAGAGCTCCTCTTCCATCTGAAATTGACTTGTCTAATCACAGATCAGGTGCTCATGAGCGGGCTAATACAGATAAATTCAGGCCAAAGTTTCTAAATGGAATAACCCCAAGTGATGGGAAAGTTAGTCCTGATACGTTGTCAGAACAGAATAGGGGACCTAGAATTGACAAAATGAAAAAGCAATTGGTTGTGAAGGCGTACACTACAAGAGCAGGAAATGTTGATGTGCAAGGCAATATAGTTATTCATGCTGATGAGTATAATAGAGGTGATTTTCTGATGGACTTTGTGAATGCAAAGTTTTTCGTAATCAAATCATACAGTGAGGATGATGTGCACAAGAGTATAAAGTACAATGTTTGGTCATCTACCCCTAATGGGAACAAAAAGCTGAATAGTGCTTATGAAGATGCTCAGAGAACTGCTGGAAATCCAAGAGGCTGCCCGATATTCCTTTTTTTCTCG GTTAATGCAAGTGGGCAATTTTGTGGGGTCGCTGAAATGACTGGTCCTGTAGACTTCTACCAGGACATGGATTTCTGGCAGCAAGATAAGTGGAGTGGTAGCTTCCCTGTGAAGTGGCACTTCATAAAGGATGTCCCAAACCCTAACTTTAGGCATATTATATTAGAGAACAATGAGAACAAGCCAGTAACTAACAGCAGAGACACACAAGAG ATACGCTACAAGAAAGGTATTGAGATGCTGAAAGTATTTAAGGATTATGCGTCAAGGACATCATTACTAGATGACTTCATGTATTATGAAAACAGACAGAAACTCTTGCAGGAAGAGAAAGCCAAGCTGCTAATCAGGAGCTACAATAGCCCATTTGTTGTTCCTGTTCTAGATCCTCCACGCAAGCTAAATTCTACTTCAGGTTTACCTTCTGGTGAAAGTGAGAAGATCTTGAAGTGTAGTGAACACCAACAATCTGGAAATTGCATGGCTGTTCCTGCAGAACTGGATTCTGTAGATTCTAAAGCTAACAAAGAGGGTGCAAATAATGGTGACAAACTTGTGGCTGAAGGAGGTCCACACGTTAATAGTGCACTGAAAATTGGTTCCTTAACTATCAACCCAAAACCATTGAAAGATCAGCCCATGGATGTACAAAGTACTACCACCACAGTGGCGAGCACCCAGTCAGTTGATGTTGTCACTGTGGGATCTATGCCTGTTAAAGTTAATGGACATGCTGAATCTTCTGGTTTCCTGACTATTGGAACAATTCCTCTTGATCCTAGAGCTTTCCAACGTGATGAGGCCAGTGGGTCTGGAAAAAAGGTCCTTAAGTGA
- the LOC129883518 gene encoding dihydrolipoyl dehydrogenase, mitochondrial, translated as MAISTLARRKATTFLSSRFLYSSSKYSFSLTRGFASGSDENDVVVIGGGPGGYVAAIKAAQLGLKTTCIEKRGTLGGTCLNVGCIPSKALLHSSHMFHEAQHSFANHGVKFSSVEVDLPAMMGQKDKAVSNLTRGIEGLFKKNKVNYVKGYGKFLSPSEISVDTVEGGSSVVKGKNIIIATGSDVKGLPGITIDEKKIVSSTGALALTEIPKRLVVIGAGYIGLEMGSVWGRLGSEVTVVEFAADIVPTMDGEVRKQFQRVLEKQKMKFMLNTKVVSVDATGDGVKLTLEPSSGGDQAILEADVVLVSAGRVPFTSGLGLDKIGVETDKAGRILVNERFATNVPGVHAIGDVIPGPMLAHKAEEDGVACVEFIAGKEGHVDYDMVPGVVYTHPEVAYVGKTEEQVKSLGVDYRVGKFPLLANSRAKAIDDAEGIVKVIAEKESDKILGVHIMSPNAGELIHEAVLALQYGASSEDIARTCHAHPTMSEALKEAAMATYDKPIHM; from the exons ATGGCGATTTCGACCTTAGCTAGACGAAAGGCTACAACGTTTCTGTCATCCAGATTCCTCTACAGCAGTTCCAAGTATTCGTTCTCTTTAACCAGAGGTTTCGCTTCAGGATCCGATGAAAACGACGTCGTTGTTATCGGTGGTGGTCCCGGCGGCTATGTGGCGGCGATCAAAGCAGCACAGCTTGGGCTTAAAACTACTTGTATCGAAAAACGTGGTACTCTCGGTGGTACTTGCCTTAATGTTGGTTGTATTCCTTCTAAG GCACTTCTTCATTCGTCCCACATGTTTCATGAAGCGCAACATTCATTTGCCAATCATGGTGTGAAGTTTTCTTCTGTCGAAGTTGATCTCCCTGCCATGATGGGACAAAAAGATAAAGCCGTGTCTAACTTAACACGAGGTATTGAGGGTCTATTCAAGAAGAACAAAGTAAACTATGTTAAGGGATATGGTAAATTCCTGTCCCCTTCTGAAATTTCTGTTGACACTGTCGAAGGTGGTAGCTCTGTTGTCAAAggcaaaaatattattattgcaACTGGCTCTGATGTCAAAGGTCTACCTGGCATAACCATTgatgagaagaaaattgtgTCATCCACTGGAGCATTAGCTTTGACTGAAATTCCAAAAAGATTAGTTGTTATTGGTGCTGGCTATATAGGCCTTGAGATGGGATCTGTCTGGGGTCGCCTCGGCTCAGAGGTGACTGTTGTTGAATTTGCAGCTGATATTGTTCCAACCATGGATGGTGAAGTTCGCAAGCAATTTCAACGTGTTCTTGAGAAGCAAAAGATGAAATTCATGCTAAATACTAAGGTGGTGTCAGTTGATGCTACAGGTGATGGTGTGAAGTTGACCCTTGAACCTTCATCCGGTGGTGATCAAGCCATTCTCGAGGCTGATGTTGTTCTCGTCTCTGCTGGAAGAGTTCCATTTACTTCAGGACTTGGATTGGACAAGATAGGAGTTGAAACTGATAAGGCTGGCAGAATCTTGGTCAATGAACGTTTTGCCACTAATGTCCCGGGGGTACATGCTATTGGTGATGTCATTCCTGGACCAATGTTGGCTCACAAGGCAGAGGAGGATGGCGTTGCTTGTGTAGAGTTTATTGCAGGCAAGGAGGGTCATGTAGACTATGATATGGTACCCGGTGTTGTTTACACCCACCCGGAGGTGGCTTATGTTGGGAAAACCGAGGAACAGGTAAAGTCGCTAGGAGTTGATTATCGTGTTGGCAAATTTCCTCTCCTAGCAAACAGTAGAGCCAAGGCAATTGATGATGCTGAGGGAATTGTCAAGGTAATTGCTGAGAAAGAGAGCGATAAGATACTGGGCGTCCATATCATGTCACCTAATGCAGGGGAGCTTATTCACGAAGCTGTACTGGCATTGCAGTACGGAGCATCAAGTGAGGACATTGCTCGTACTTGCCATGCACATCCAACAATGAGTGAGGCACTCAAAGAAGCAGCCATGGCCACTTACGACAAGCCCATTCACATGTAG